The following are encoded together in the Flavobacterium haoranii genome:
- a CDS encoding cob(I)yrinic acid a,c-diamide adenosyltransferase, with translation MKVYTKTGDKGTTALFGGTRVPKHHIRIESYGTVDELNSHIGLIRDQEINSLYKAVLIEVQDRLFTVGAILATPPEKEVLKNGQQRLNINRISENDIQYLEQEIDKMDAELPPMTHFVLPGGHTTVSYCHIARCVCRRAERLAVHLHEIEPTDERVLTYLNRLSDYLFVLARKLSHDLNAEEVKWIPRKD, from the coding sequence ATGAAAGTATATACTAAAACTGGAGATAAAGGAACTACTGCACTATTCGGCGGAACTCGTGTTCCTAAACATCACATTCGTATTGAAAGCTACGGAACGGTCGATGAACTAAACTCACATATCGGCTTAATTCGCGACCAAGAAATCAACTCGCTTTATAAAGCTGTTTTAATCGAAGTTCAAGACCGTCTTTTTACTGTAGGTGCCATTTTGGCTACACCACCCGAAAAAGAAGTTCTAAAAAACGGTCAACAACGACTAAATATTAATCGTATTTCAGAAAATGATATTCAATATCTTGAACAAGAAATAGATAAAATGGATGCAGAACTTCCACCCATGACCCACTTTGTACTTCCAGGAGGCCACACTACTGTGTCATATTGTCATATTGCGCGTTGTGTGTGTCGTAGAGCAGAGCGTTTAGCGGTGCATTTACATGAGATTGAACCTACAGATGAACGTGTTTTAACCTATTTAAACCGACTTTCTGACTACTTATTTGTATTGGCACGAAAGTTGTCTCATGACCTGAACGCTGAGGAAGTGAAGTGGATTCCAAGAAAAGATTAA